One part of the Quercus lobata isolate SW786 chromosome 7, ValleyOak3.0 Primary Assembly, whole genome shotgun sequence genome encodes these proteins:
- the LOC115953889 gene encoding uncharacterized protein LOC115953889 isoform X1 → MLESSDEEYMISPKVSKCANWSSIPSRRSARIQSINRKQEKSNNIWKDSEADSDNQAEVKGLKIKLPMRKGSETSLTPKVLGKRKRRNMHGNNSLTFLGERAVSPRGSNAATLNQETVSPDNEIRGNKEAEGAIDDEQAGVTRKDIEVQTSRNTATEACENSPAMFTSMASEQNVHGAEIVSPDNDPQGYNDGQGDYFSCNGINASLFENSSTSFESSSSDDICVDVAGEKSIILANQELKGTPEKSFETHIPEGTADGAGAGANAAAILTIMPSEQDVRDAAVVSLDTALEGDNEGMGTYSPDRVSCKSLAPSLFHMTSTFYDISSDATSLANNTLEQVGSYCVSAECAPTLLAIIQKYGDIARNCRLESPKMINYLLERVCTAVHDLQEIPFINLKKHHLASVNDVIVLADAAKLDVEWLRDHNDEIREIIVDNIPYYKNLKTDLANSTELLKSKKSSLDNKNLERLKLQAELKMLECEIENEECQLQRITKTVEELKKEKREVQSKLQQYHCRSAGHGLLKK, encoded by the exons ATGCTGGAAAGCTCTGATGAAGAGTATATGATAAGTCCAAAAGTATCTAAGTGTGCAAACTGGAGTTCTATCCCATCCCGGAGAAGTGCACGTATACAATCAATAAATCGTAAAcaagaaaaatcaaacaatatatggaAGGACAGTGAGGCAGATTCAG ACAACCAGGCAGAAGTGAAGGGGCTGAAGATCAAATTGCCAATGCGTAAAGGAAGTGAAACCAGTTTGACCCCAAAGGTGTTGGGTAAGCGGAAGAGAAGAAATATGCATGGCAACAATTCCCTAACATTCCTTGGGGAGAGAGCTGTTTCACCAAGGGGTTCAAATGCTGCCACATTGAATCAAG AAACTGTTTCTCCTGACAATGAAATTCGAGGAAATAAAGAAGCAGAAGGTGCAATAGACGATGAACAAGCAGGTGTCACCAGAAAAGATATTGAAGTGCAAACTTCTAGGAACACTGCTACAGAAGCTTGTGAGAATTCTCCTGCCATGTTTACATCAATGGCTTCTGAGCAAAATGTCCATGGTGCAGAAATTGTATCCCCCGATAATGATCCTCAAGGATATAATGATGGACAGGGTGATTATTTTAGCTGCAATGGCATTAATGCATcactttttgaaaattcaagtACCTCTTTTGAATCCTCGAGCTCAGATGACATCTGTGTAGATGTTGCAGGAGAAAAAAGTATAATATTGGCAAATCAAGAGCTTAAAGGTACCCCGGAAAAATCGTTTGAGACACACATTCCTGAGGGAACTGCTGATGGTGCCGGTGCTGGTGCCAATGCTGCTGCCATTTTAACCATCATGCCTTCAGAACAAGATGTCCGAGATGCAGCTGTTGTTTCCCTGGACACTGCTCTTGAAGGAGATAATGAAGGAATGGGTACATACAGCCCAGATCGTGTGAGCTGTAAGAGTTTGGCTCCATCACTTTTTCACATGACAAGCACCTTCTATGACATTAGCTCTGATGCAACAAGCTTGGCAAATAACACACTTGAACAAGTGGGTTCGTATTGTGTGAGTGCTGAGTGTGCTCCGACTCTTCTTGCCATAATTCAGAAGTATGGTGATATTGCTAGAAATTGTAGGCTCGAGTCTCCTAAGATGATTAATTACTTACTGGAGAGAGTTTGCACAGCTGTTCACGATCTGCAGGAAATACCATTTATTAATCTCAAGAAGCATCATCTAGCTTCTGTTAATGATGTTATAGTTTTGGCTGATGCCGCAAAGCTGGATGTAGAATGGCTTCGTGACCATAATGATGAAATTAGGGAGATTATTGTGGATAACATTCCTTACTACAAAAATCTGAAAACTGATTTAGCAAATTCCACTGAATTGCTCAAATCAAAGAAGTCATCTCTTGATAATAAGAATCTTGAAAGGTTGAAGTTGCAAGCTGAATTAAAAATGCTGGAGTGTGAGATTGAAAATGAGGAGTGTCAGTTGCAACGCATTACAAAAACAGTGGAGGAACTAAAGAAGGAGAAACGTGAAGTTCAATCCAAATTGCAACAATACCATTGCAGGTCTGCTGGACACGGGTTGCTGAAGAAGTAG
- the LOC115953889 gene encoding uncharacterized protein LOC115953889 isoform X2 — protein MRKGSETSLTPKVLGKRKRRNMHGNNSLTFLGERAVSPRGSNAATLNQETVSPDNEIRGNKEAEGAIDDEQAGVTRKDIEVQTSRNTATEACENSPAMFTSMASEQNVHGAEIVSPDNDPQGYNDGQGDYFSCNGINASLFENSSTSFESSSSDDICVDVAGEKSIILANQELKGTPEKSFETHIPEGTADGAGAGANAAAILTIMPSEQDVRDAAVVSLDTALEGDNEGMGTYSPDRVSCKSLAPSLFHMTSTFYDISSDATSLANNTLEQVGSYCVSAECAPTLLAIIQKYGDIARNCRLESPKMINYLLERVCTAVHDLQEIPFINLKKHHLASVNDVIVLADAAKLDVEWLRDHNDEIREIIVDNIPYYKNLKTDLANSTELLKSKKSSLDNKNLERLKLQAELKMLECEIENEECQLQRITKTVEELKKEKREVQSKLQQYHCRSAGHGLLKK, from the exons ATGCGTAAAGGAAGTGAAACCAGTTTGACCCCAAAGGTGTTGGGTAAGCGGAAGAGAAGAAATATGCATGGCAACAATTCCCTAACATTCCTTGGGGAGAGAGCTGTTTCACCAAGGGGTTCAAATGCTGCCACATTGAATCAAG AAACTGTTTCTCCTGACAATGAAATTCGAGGAAATAAAGAAGCAGAAGGTGCAATAGACGATGAACAAGCAGGTGTCACCAGAAAAGATATTGAAGTGCAAACTTCTAGGAACACTGCTACAGAAGCTTGTGAGAATTCTCCTGCCATGTTTACATCAATGGCTTCTGAGCAAAATGTCCATGGTGCAGAAATTGTATCCCCCGATAATGATCCTCAAGGATATAATGATGGACAGGGTGATTATTTTAGCTGCAATGGCATTAATGCATcactttttgaaaattcaagtACCTCTTTTGAATCCTCGAGCTCAGATGACATCTGTGTAGATGTTGCAGGAGAAAAAAGTATAATATTGGCAAATCAAGAGCTTAAAGGTACCCCGGAAAAATCGTTTGAGACACACATTCCTGAGGGAACTGCTGATGGTGCCGGTGCTGGTGCCAATGCTGCTGCCATTTTAACCATCATGCCTTCAGAACAAGATGTCCGAGATGCAGCTGTTGTTTCCCTGGACACTGCTCTTGAAGGAGATAATGAAGGAATGGGTACATACAGCCCAGATCGTGTGAGCTGTAAGAGTTTGGCTCCATCACTTTTTCACATGACAAGCACCTTCTATGACATTAGCTCTGATGCAACAAGCTTGGCAAATAACACACTTGAACAAGTGGGTTCGTATTGTGTGAGTGCTGAGTGTGCTCCGACTCTTCTTGCCATAATTCAGAAGTATGGTGATATTGCTAGAAATTGTAGGCTCGAGTCTCCTAAGATGATTAATTACTTACTGGAGAGAGTTTGCACAGCTGTTCACGATCTGCAGGAAATACCATTTATTAATCTCAAGAAGCATCATCTAGCTTCTGTTAATGATGTTATAGTTTTGGCTGATGCCGCAAAGCTGGATGTAGAATGGCTTCGTGACCATAATGATGAAATTAGGGAGATTATTGTGGATAACATTCCTTACTACAAAAATCTGAAAACTGATTTAGCAAATTCCACTGAATTGCTCAAATCAAAGAAGTCATCTCTTGATAATAAGAATCTTGAAAGGTTGAAGTTGCAAGCTGAATTAAAAATGCTGGAGTGTGAGATTGAAAATGAGGAGTGTCAGTTGCAACGCATTACAAAAACAGTGGAGGAACTAAAGAAGGAGAAACGTGAAGTTCAATCCAAATTGCAACAATACCATTGCAGGTCTGCTGGACACGGGTTGCTGAAGAAGTAG
- the LOC115951613 gene encoding merozoite surface antigen 2-like, with the protein MESGHAPLAVEVPDGVGQRVDAGGGAGAATGGVGVGAGVSAGGGARAAPRGARVGAGGGAGAATRAAIGGDASVGVEEEFNWLYEGLEGEDFADDIFGESSPPHRVPSEPNTVPPQATTDTPQPSTDTPQPRMFHLQT; encoded by the coding sequence ATGGAGAGTGGTCATGCTCCACTTGCAGTTGAAGTTCCTGATGGTGTTGGTCAAAGGGTTGATGCGGGGGGTGGTGCAGGTGCTGCTACAGGGGGTGTTGGGGTTGGTGCAGGGGTTAGTGCAGGAGGTGGTGCAAGAGCTGCTCCAAGGGGTGCAAGGGTTGGTGCAGGGGGTGGTGCAGGAGCTGCTACAAGGGCTGCTATAGGGGGTGATGCTAGTGTGGGGGTAGAGGAGGAGTTTAATTGGTTGTATGAAGGTCTGGAAGGAGAAGACTTTGCTGATGATATTTTTGGCGAGTCTTCTCCACCTCACAGAGTTCCATCTGAGCCTAACACTGTTCCACCTCAAGCAACCACTGATACACCTCAGCCAAGCACAGATACACCTCAGCCAAGAATGTTCCACCTCCAAACATAG
- the LOC115951614 gene encoding uncharacterized protein LOC115951614 has product MDGSNDEQRLDNPELNERTDMTNVQLVKGMKFPHSKVFRKALRESRKVAGGLITGNEEAQYGLLRDYAEMIRRTDVGSKVILQTEIENENAKPKFKRMYNRYNTQKVDFLGGCIPFIGLDGCHLKGRFGGQLLSATTKDGNDNIFPVAMTVVKQENKDSWIWFLDQFADDIGRPEDLNLGLLLAMETLFPTVEHMYCVKHIYNNFKVNRKDTELKSVLWRCVSTTSIREFDRGMEHLKSLDEGAWKYLADIEPAQ; this is encoded by the exons ATGGATGGTTCTAATGATGAGCAGAGGCTTGACAACCCAGAATTGAATGAGAGGACTGATATGACAAATGTTCAGTTGGTAAAAGGGATGAAGTTTCCACACTCCAAGGTTTTTAGGAAGGCTTTGAGGGA ATCAAGGAAGGTAGCTGGGGGTTTAATCACTGGGAATGAAGAGGCTCAATATGGCTTACTTAGAGATTATGCAGAAATGATAAGGAGGACAGATGTAGGAAGCAAGGTGATACTGCAAACAGAGATAGAAAATGAGAATGCAAAACCCAAGTTTAAAAGGATGTACAATAGGTACAATACTCAGAAAGTTGACTTTCTAGGTGGTTGTATACCCTTTATTGGGCTGGATGGATGCCACTTGAAGGGTAGGTTTGGTGGGCAATTATTGTCTGCTACTACTAAGGATGGAAATGACAATATATTCCCAGTGGCAATGACTGTGGTTAAGCAAGAGAACAAGGACAGCTGGATCTGGTTCTTGGATCAGTTTGCAGATGACATTGGCAGGCCAGAGGATCTCAATCTG GGTCTTCTACTTGCAATGGAGACTCTATTCCCAACTGTAGAGCACATGTATTGTGTGAAGCACATATACAACAACTTCAAGGTTAACCGCAAGGACACGGAGTTGAAGAGTGTACTGTGGAGGTGTGTTAGCACAACTTCAATCAGAGAATTTGATAGGGGGATGGAGCATCTTAAGAGTTTGGATGAAGGAGCTTGGAAGTACCTTGCAGATATAGAGCCTGCACAGTGA